In Phoenix dactylifera cultivar Barhee BC4 unplaced genomic scaffold, palm_55x_up_171113_PBpolish2nd_filt_p 001105F, whole genome shotgun sequence, one DNA window encodes the following:
- the LOC103707634 gene encoding sulfite exporter TauE/SafE family protein 4 yields MDGISYGFINSSGTKGFIAYLLAASSIAIAAAFFVSSKYSSDGSQSNLLAASSKDTRVWPELELNWRTILATIIGFLGSAFGTVGGVGGGGIFVPMLNLIVGFDTKAAAALSKCMIMGASASSVWYNLRVSHPSKEVPIIDYNLALLFQPMLMLGITIGVELSVVFPYWLITVLIIFLFLGTSSRSFFKGIEMWKQETMLKMEMEKQEQEAKSEFNGNDVIIDSEYRPLLPQPEKSGLDILLFNIRWKGILVLMLVWSSFLLLQILKNNSEVCSPFYWVVNILQFPIALSVFGWEAAKLWRESRERRMCGNWECVCEASIEFRRWQLLLCAFCGLLGGTVGGLLGSGGGFILGPLLLEIGVIPQVASATATFVMMFSSSLSVVEFYFLKRFPIPYALYLIAVSVMAGFWGQFFVRKLIKILKRPSIIIFILSSVIFASALTMGVVGTEKSIFMIKQDEYMGFLDFCEKY; encoded by the exons ATGGATGGCATTAGCTATGGCTTCATCAACAGCAGCGGCACCAAGGGATTCATTGCTTATCTCCTTGCCGCCTCCTCTATAGCCATAGCCGCCGCTTTCTTCGTCTCTAGCAAATATTCTTCCGATGGATCTCAAAGCAACCTCCTTGCTGCCTCGTCCAAGGACACCAGAGTTTGGCCG GAGCTGGAGTTGAATTGGAGGACCATCTTGGCGACGATCATTGGCTTCTTGGGCTCAGCCTTCGGCACGGTGGGCGGTGTCGGGGGCGGTGGCATCTTCGTCCCCATGCTTAATCTCATCGTCGGCTTCGACACCAAGGCTGCCGCCGCCCTCTCAAAAT GTATGATCATGGGAGCGTCTGCATCGTCGGTGTGGTACAATCTTCGGGTATCGCATCCTTCGAAGGAGGTGCCGATCATAGACTACAACCTGGCGCTGCTGTTCCAGCCCATGCTCATGCTGGGAATCACTATCGGTGTAGAGCTAAGTGTAGTGTTTCCCTACTGGCTCATCACTGTTCTCATTATCTTTCTCTTCTTGG GTACTTCATCAAGGTCTTTCTTCAAGGGAATTGAGATGTGGAAGCAGGAAACCATGCTCAAG ATGGAGATGGAGAAGCAAGAGCAGGAGGCCAAGTCTGAATTTAATGGAAATGATG TTATCATTGATTCAGAATACAGGCCTCTACTTCCTCAGCCAGAGAAATCAGGACTT GATATATTGCTCTTCAACATAAGGTGGAAGGGGATCTTGGTGCTGATGCTTGTTTGGTCCTCTTTCCTGCTCCTCCAAATCCTAAAG AACAATTCAGAAGTCTGCAGTCCTTTCTACTGGGTGGTCAATATCTTGCAG TTTCCAATTGCCTTGAGCGTTTTTGGATGGGAGGCAGCAAAATTGTGGAGGGAGAGCAGGGAGAGGAGGATGTGTGGGAACTGGGAATGTGTTTGTGAGGCCTCCATTGAGTTTCGTAGGTGGCAGCTGCTCTTATGTGCCTTCTGTGGCCTCCTTGGTGGCACTGTTGGGGGACTCCTTGGTTCTGGTGGTGGCTTCATTCTTGGCCCTCTACTGCTTGAAATTGGAGTCATTCCTCAG GTTGCAAGCGCAACAGCAACATTTGTCATGATGTTCTCCTCATCCCTCTCAGTTGTGGAGTTCTACTTTCTCAAAAGATTTCCCATTCCTTATG CACTCTATCTCATTGCGGTGTCTGTGATGGCTGGATTCTGGGGGCAATTCTTTGTCAGAAAGTTGATTAAGATTCTCAAAAGACCATCCATCATCATTTTCATCCTATCCTCTGTCATCTTTGCCAGTGCTCTTACCATGG GTGTTGTTGGAACTGAGAAGAGCATCTTCATGATTAAGCAGGATGAATATATGGGATTTCTTGACTTCTGTGAGAAATATTGA
- the LOC120107986 gene encoding cytochrome c oxidase subunit 6a, mitochondrial-like codes for SPSRHHSRSLFVLTCRQARTDRKEAPRERARRRQTTIVMAAARYGLRVLLRGGALRSNPAAGKRSFSSSPLHDDAHETAKWEKITYAGIVTCTVLSIYNLSQDHPHHPEPPAYQYLHVRNKEFPWGPDGLFERKHAEH; via the exons TCACCGTCACGCCATCATAGCCGTTCATTATTTGTTCTCACGTGCCGGCAGGCCAGAACTGATAGAAAAGAAGCCCCACGGGAGAGGGCGAGACGAAGGCAAACGACGATCGTGATGGCGGCGGCGCGGTATGGACTGCGAGTGCTTCTGCGCGGCGGAGCGTTGCGGAGTAACCCCGCCGCCGGAAAGAGgagcttctcctcctcccccctccaCGACGACGCTC ATGAGACGGCGAAATGGGAGAAGATAACGTATGCGGGGATCGTCACCTGTACTGTGCTCTCGATCTATAACCTCTCCCAGGATCACCCCCACCATCCCGAACCCCCG GCTTATCAATATTTGCACGTCCGTAACAAGGAGTTCCCTTGGG GTCCTGATGGTCTCTTTGAGAGGAAGCATGCTGAGCATTAG
- the LOC103707632 gene encoding myb-like protein X → MLRQVPSRNQRTKGLRVKHVLQISLLLAISVWLLYQIMHSHDKKSTYVERNSKSSLKLDESQTKIFKFGRKDLPRTVETDSVTESRIKEKENKEVGDVEQENKHEETEDGGGGGGNDEIDEQDQEKVEEEANHGKEIDDEEDKNEDKNGQVEELDLLKDREHEEVSHEARVNSFKGDDASNTVVHYTQVKEQEERSREAQEMSFKGDDASSAVGHDAQVTEHEVGSYEKREKSFQDDDASSAVEHDIQVTESKSENGGSGGVDEKQLGKMERKEIENETTNGTIGGFKGNDSSAAGSDISNTRVSIVIHEDSETTPNNYLTRNGNAVEKRESDVGAYRKLEDGSSSNSTTGKSNNHTEQQADLPTVNAIGNQTEPHMNSKKNEMELQTTSSTMFSHKREPQMNSTSVSDQSESEIKMMVIDTVTSGVPQQNESAALESVQDQHATVEMVTPSDNKSNLENIVMEQTESSNTTARPEESGGSSTTSSAKNENGETVSTESGNSSH, encoded by the coding sequence ATGTTGAGACAGGTCCCCAGTCGGAACCAGAGAACCAAAGGGTTGAGGGTGAAACATGTTCTTCAGATATCTTTGTTGCTTGCTATCTCTGTCTGGTTGCTTTACCAAATTATGCACTCTCATGACAAGAAGAGTACATATGTGGAGAGGAACTCGAAGAGTTCACTGAAGCTAGATGAGAGCCAGACCAAGATTTTCAAATTTGGCAGGAAGGACCTTCCTCGCACTGTGGAGACAGATTCAGTAACTGAGTCTAGAATCAAGGAAAAAGAGAATAAAGAAGTTGGGGATGTAGAACAAGAAAACAAGCATGAAGAAACTgaggatggaggaggaggaggtgggaaTGACGAGATCGACGAACAAGATCAAGAGAAAGTGGAGGAGGAAGCTAATCATGGAAAAGAaattgatgatgaagaagaCAAGAATGAAGATAAGAATGGTCAAGTTGAGGAATTGGACTTGTTGAAAGACCGAGAACACGAAGAGGTATCTCATGAGGCTCGCGTGAACAGCTTTAAAGGTGATGATGCATCCAACACTGTAGTTCATTATACCCAAGTGAAAGAACAGGAAGAAAGATCCCGTGAGGCACAGGAAATGAGTTTCAAAGGTGATGATGCATCCAGTGCTGTAGGTCATGATGCACAAGTGACAGAACATGAAGTGGGATCTtatgagaagagagaaaaaagctttcaagatgatgatgcatcgaGTGCTGTAGAACACGATATCCAAGTGACAGAATCCAAATCTGAAAATGGAGGTTCGGGGGGTGTGGATGAGAAGCAATTAGGAaaaatggaaaggaaagaaatagaGAATGAAACTACCAATGGAACAATAGGTGGTTTCAAAGGTAATGATTCAAGTGCCGCTGGATCGGATATTTCCAACACTCGTGTTTCAATTGTCATCCATGAAGATAGTGAGACCACACCAAATAATTACCTAACCAGAAATGGAAATGCTGTTGAGAAAAGAGAATCAGATGTTGGAGCTTATCGTAAATTGGAGGATGGGTCTTCCTCCAATTCAACAACAGGGAAGTCTAACAACCACACAGAACAGCAGGCTGATTTACCTACGGTGAATGCGATTGGCAATCAAACTGAACCGCACATGAActcaaagaaaaatgaaatggaACTGCAGACAACTTCTTCGACTATGTTTAGCCACAAAAGGGAACCACAGATGAATTCAACAAGTGTTTCTGACCAATCAGAATCTGAGATCAAAATGATGGTGATTGATACAGTAACTAGTGGTGTACCTCAGCAGAATGAATCTGCCGCTTTGGAATCAGTTCAAGATCAACATGCTACAGTCGAGATGGTTACTCCTAGTGACAATAAGTCCAACTTAGAGAATATAGTGATGGAGCAAACTGAGAGTTCCAATACAACTGCGAGACCAGAGGAGTCAGGAGGGAGCTCTACCACATCTTCAGCCAAAAATGAGAATGGAGAAACAGTTTCTACTGAATCAGGCAATTCTTCTCATTAA
- the LOC120107983 gene encoding agamous-like MADS-box protein AGL61: MATKPRKTRGRQKVELKRIENEDARYVTFSKRKLSLFKKAAELATLCGAEIALVVFSPAGRPYSLGLPTIDEVFRRVLSSGPAQVGSGMAGHSVVNPSAEQCSEVAKHLEQERSRKAVLAKRLQMAAATQVGRWARWTRVGRAPGTG; encoded by the coding sequence ATGGCCACCAAGCCCAGGAAGACCAGGGGCCGTCAAAAGGTCGAGCTCAAGAGGATAGAGAATGAGGATGCTCGCTACGTAACCTTCTCCAAGAGAAAGCTGAGTCTCTTCAAGAAAGCTGCCGAGCTTGCCACCTTGTGCGGCGCCGAGATAGCGCTTGTTGTGTTCTCCCCGGCAGGCCGGCCCTACTCCCTCGGCCTCCCCACCATCGACGAGGTGTTCCGCCGAGTCCTCTCGAGTGGACCTGCCCAAGTGGGCTCCGGGATGGCCGGCCACAGCGTGGTGAACCCCTCCGCCGAGCAGTGCTCCGAGGTAGCCAAACACTTGGAACAAGAGAGGAGCAGGAAGGCCGTTCTCGCAAAGAGGCTGCAGATGGCGGCCGCCACCCAGGTGGGAAGGTGGGCTCGATGGACTCGGGTGGGACGAGCTCCTGGCACAGGTTAA